A single genomic interval of Lathyrus oleraceus cultivar Zhongwan6 chromosome 7, CAAS_Psat_ZW6_1.0, whole genome shotgun sequence harbors:
- the LOC127106536 gene encoding auxin-responsive protein SAUR21, with the protein MGIRLPFLVLQAKQIFKSTSTPQFHSGSKQSNNVPKGHIAVYVGELQKKRFVVPISYLNHPTFLDLLNRVEEEFGYNHPMGGLTIPCKEDAFINITSQLRAL; encoded by the coding sequence ATGGGTATTCGTCTACCGTTTCTTGTTCTTCAAGCAAAACAGATATTCAAGTCTACGTCGACGCCACAGTTTCATAGTGGATCGAAACAGTCCAACAATGTTCCGAAGGGGCACATAGCAGTCTATGTTGGAGAGTTGCAAAAGAAGCGTTTTGTTGTTCCGATATCATACTTGAACCATCCTACCTTTCTTGACTTGCTTAACAGAGTCGAAGAAGAGTTTGGATATAATCATCCTATGGGTGGTCTCACAATTCCTTGCAAAGAAGATGCGTTCATCAATATTACATCTCAACTACGTGCCTTGTGA